The Arthrobacter russicus genome has a segment encoding these proteins:
- a CDS encoding ATP-dependent DNA helicase, whose translation MKNPEQLSLALLDAAVNAMGGQQRPGQHEMVRQVVRSIESGDHLLVQAGTGTGKSLAYLIPLIVHALNNDKPSLVATATLALQAQIVGRDLPKLLAAIEPELGRKIDVALVKGRSNYLCRHKVSGGFPTDEPEDGQLFALGEDTSVVHLPGAGPATALGKEVVRLREWAEDTTTGDRDELNPGVSDKAWRQVSVTSMECLGSQKCPMASDCFSELARARGAEADVVVTNHAMLAISAFEGLAVLPEYDVVVVDEAHELVDRVTSTIAGQLSANMVTVAASAARKHTAINVDGLNAAAVALEEVFSGVPSGWLPDGLDARQTDVVGMLREASRVALSDSKGESSQVADGGRQMARSRLLLILELCERLIGAADSGEVVWLSRQGVFDPKRGYSPADESEPGTINIAPLSVAMKLRDGLFGEHTAILTSATLAIGAAFEPTAGGLGLLGEGAPSWTGADVGSPFDYPKQGMLYVAAHLAKPGRGNSPEQLDELEALIRASAGGALCLFSSRKAAEDAAAELRSRLDLRILCQGETSMAALVRQFEAEPDTCLFGTMSLWQGVDVQGASCRLVTIDRIPFPRPDDPLMTARTRAVARSGGNGFMSISATHAAIRLAQGAGRLIRSSSDRGVVAILDSRLATARYGGFLRAALPPFWATTDRKIALAALERLAPKTPAK comes from the coding sequence TTGGCTTATCTGATCCCGTTGATCGTGCATGCGCTCAACAATGACAAGCCGTCGCTGGTGGCCACTGCGACGCTTGCCTTGCAAGCCCAGATCGTGGGCCGTGATCTGCCCAAGCTGCTCGCTGCGATCGAACCGGAACTCGGCCGCAAAATCGACGTGGCGTTGGTCAAGGGCCGGAGCAATTACTTGTGTCGGCACAAGGTCTCCGGAGGCTTCCCCACCGACGAACCGGAAGACGGCCAGCTTTTCGCGTTGGGCGAAGACACCTCGGTGGTGCATTTGCCCGGTGCGGGGCCGGCGACCGCTTTGGGCAAAGAGGTGGTCCGGCTGCGGGAATGGGCCGAAGACACCACGACCGGTGATCGCGACGAGCTCAATCCGGGGGTCAGCGACAAAGCTTGGCGGCAGGTCTCGGTGACTTCGATGGAATGCCTCGGCTCGCAGAAATGCCCGATGGCATCGGACTGCTTCAGCGAACTGGCGCGGGCCCGCGGCGCCGAGGCCGATGTGGTGGTCACCAATCATGCGATGCTGGCGATCAGCGCCTTCGAGGGCTTGGCCGTGTTGCCGGAATACGACGTGGTGGTGGTCGACGAGGCGCATGAGCTGGTGGACCGGGTGACCAGCACCATCGCCGGCCAGCTGTCCGCGAACATGGTCACGGTTGCGGCCAGCGCGGCACGGAAGCACACCGCGATCAACGTCGACGGACTCAATGCCGCCGCGGTGGCACTGGAGGAAGTCTTTTCCGGGGTGCCCAGCGGCTGGCTCCCGGATGGTCTGGATGCGCGCCAGACCGATGTGGTCGGGATGCTCCGGGAGGCTTCCCGGGTGGCCCTGTCCGATTCCAAGGGCGAATCTTCGCAAGTGGCCGACGGTGGGCGCCAGATGGCCCGCTCCCGGCTGCTGCTCATTTTGGAGCTTTGCGAACGACTGATCGGGGCGGCCGATTCGGGCGAGGTGGTCTGGTTGTCCCGGCAGGGCGTATTCGACCCGAAACGCGGCTACTCCCCGGCCGACGAGTCCGAGCCGGGAACCATCAACATCGCTCCGTTGAGTGTCGCCATGAAACTCCGGGACGGGTTGTTCGGCGAACACACCGCAATTCTCACCTCGGCCACCTTGGCCATCGGCGCGGCGTTCGAGCCGACGGCGGGCGGCTTGGGGCTGCTGGGCGAAGGCGCACCGAGCTGGACCGGAGCGGATGTGGGCAGCCCCTTCGACTATCCGAAACAGGGCATGCTCTACGTCGCGGCGCATTTGGCGAAACCGGGCCGGGGCAATTCGCCGGAGCAGCTCGACGAACTCGAGGCCTTGATCCGGGCTTCAGCCGGCGGAGCGCTGTGCCTGTTCTCGTCGCGGAAAGCCGCCGAGGACGCGGCCGCGGAACTGCGCAGCCGGTTGGATCTTCGGATCCTCTGCCAAGGCGAAACGTCGATGGCAGCTCTGGTGCGGCAGTTCGAGGCCGAACCGGATACCTGCCTCTTCGGTACCATGTCGCTGTGGCAGGGGGTCGATGTGCAAGGCGCTTCCTGCCGCTTGGTCACCATCGACCGGATTCCGTTTCCGAGGCCGGATGATCCCTTGATGACCGCCCGGACCAGGGCGGTGGCCCGTTCCGGAGGGAACGGCTTCATGTCGATATCCGCCACCCACGCGGCGATCCGGCTCGCCCAAGGCGCCGGCCGGTTGATCCGCTCGTCGAGCGATCGGGGAGTGGTAGCCATTTTGGATTCCCGTTTGGCAACCGCACGCTACGGCGGGTTCCTCCGCGCGGCGCTGCCGCCGTTCTGGGCGACTACGGACCGCAAAATCGCCTTGGCCGCACTCGAACGGCTTGCTCCGAAAACGCCGGCGAAATGA
- the lexA gene encoding transcriptional repressor LexA, translating to MAAQESSNGALPRRTGLKGLTMRQKKILECIQRSISSNGYPPSMREIGDVVGLASLSSVTHQLSQLEKQGYLRRDPKRPRAMEVLIPLTLEEGSVDIEGVADTTSLRSTAKGLNVAELGSAQDTAMVPLVGRIAAGGPILADQVVEDVMPLPRQLVGHGELFMLKVAGDSMIDAAICDGDWVVVRRQNDVINGDIVAALLDDEATVKTFRQRDGHTWLLPQNTQYEPILGDFATIMGKVVSVLRAL from the coding sequence ATGGCAGCACAGGAGAGTTCGAACGGTGCACTTCCCCGGCGCACCGGGTTGAAGGGGCTTACGATGCGGCAGAAGAAGATCCTCGAATGCATCCAGCGCTCGATCAGTTCCAACGGATACCCGCCCTCGATGCGCGAGATCGGCGACGTCGTCGGCCTGGCCAGCCTGTCCAGCGTGACGCACCAACTGTCGCAATTGGAGAAACAAGGCTACTTGCGCCGCGACCCTAAACGCCCCCGGGCCATGGAAGTGCTGATTCCGCTGACCCTCGAGGAGGGTTCGGTGGACATCGAGGGTGTCGCCGACACCACGAGTCTGCGCAGCACTGCCAAAGGCTTGAACGTGGCGGAACTGGGCAGCGCCCAGGACACCGCGATGGTTCCCTTGGTCGGCCGGATCGCCGCCGGCGGGCCGATCCTGGCGGACCAGGTGGTCGAAGACGTGATGCCTTTGCCGCGGCAGTTGGTCGGCCACGGCGAGCTGTTCATGCTCAAGGTCGCCGGTGATTCGATGATCGATGCGGCGATCTGCGACGGCGATTGGGTAGTCGTCAGACGGCAGAACGATGTGATCAACGGCGATATCGTAGCGGCGCTGCTCGACGACGAGGCCACGGTGAAGACTTTCCGGCAACGCGACGGTCACACCTGGCTGCTCCCGCAGAACACCCAGTACGAGCCCATTCTGGGGGATTTCGCCACGATCATGGGCAAAGTCGTTTCAGTTCTGCGTGCGCTCTGA
- a CDS encoding LysM peptidoglycan-binding domain-containing protein — protein sequence MLLLAVAALVLSGFLTAPLKAGVDVGAGSATSKVTVGSGESIWSIAADSGVNRDLRDVVAEIVQLNELGSSVLSPGQQIFVPTK from the coding sequence ATGCTCCTGCTCGCGGTGGCCGCGCTGGTCCTGTCGGGCTTCTTGACTGCCCCTTTGAAAGCCGGAGTCGATGTCGGGGCCGGATCCGCGACATCGAAAGTGACCGTTGGTTCAGGCGAGTCGATCTGGTCGATCGCGGCCGATAGCGGGGTCAACCGGGACCTTCGGGACGTCGTCGCCGAAATCGTTCAATTGAACGAATTGGGCAGCTCCGTCCTCTCGCCCGGCCAGCAGATTTTCGTTCCGACCAAATAG
- a CDS encoding histidinol-phosphate transaminase: MSEQASEDRLDRLGALPIRDDLRGLVPYGAPQLDVPILLNVNENTHGVPDDARKAILAAVEAALAGLNRYPDREFTRLREALADYLGHGLAAENIWAANGSNEVLQQILQAFGGPGRSLLSFPPTYSMYPLLASGTGTEYLAGRRASDFSLSADSAAAQVAEHRPNLVLLCSPNNPTGTALGLDVVEAVYAAGEASQTMVVVDEAYAEFAQQGTPSALELLPGRNRLIVSRTMSKAFALAGARLGYLAAAPEVADALRLVRLPYHLSALTQATAVAALQHSASLQANVADIKLQRDRIVAGLQDLGLTPARSDANFVFFGSVPDPRAVWQGLLAAGVLIRDVGIPGSLRVTAGTEAETSKFLSVLAGLLGTGPAADSVDWTHTRNDKGLP, from the coding sequence GTGAGTGAACAAGCATCTGAAGACCGGCTCGATCGGTTGGGCGCCTTGCCGATCAGAGACGACCTGCGCGGATTGGTGCCTTATGGCGCCCCGCAGCTGGACGTACCGATTCTGCTCAATGTCAACGAAAACACCCATGGTGTGCCAGATGATGCCCGGAAAGCGATTCTCGCTGCGGTGGAAGCTGCGCTGGCCGGGTTGAACCGCTACCCGGACCGCGAGTTCACCCGGTTGCGCGAGGCTCTGGCCGATTACCTCGGACACGGGCTGGCCGCCGAGAACATTTGGGCCGCCAATGGGTCCAATGAGGTTCTGCAGCAAATCCTGCAGGCTTTCGGCGGTCCGGGGCGAAGCTTGTTGAGCTTCCCGCCGACCTATTCGATGTACCCTTTGCTGGCCAGCGGCACCGGAACCGAATACCTCGCCGGGCGCCGGGCCTCGGACTTCTCGCTGAGTGCGGATTCGGCTGCGGCCCAGGTAGCGGAACACCGACCGAATCTGGTGCTGCTTTGTTCGCCGAACAACCCCACCGGAACGGCATTGGGCTTGGACGTGGTGGAAGCGGTGTACGCAGCCGGCGAAGCTTCGCAGACCATGGTGGTGGTGGATGAGGCGTATGCCGAGTTCGCGCAACAAGGGACGCCCAGTGCTTTGGAACTGCTGCCGGGCCGGAACCGCTTGATCGTCTCGCGGACCATGAGCAAGGCCTTCGCCCTGGCCGGTGCCCGGCTGGGTTATCTCGCTGCCGCGCCGGAAGTGGCGGACGCGTTGCGCCTGGTCCGGCTGCCTTACCACCTCTCGGCGCTGACTCAGGCGACCGCGGTTGCCGCACTGCAGCACTCGGCTTCGTTGCAGGCGAACGTGGCGGACATCAAGCTGCAGCGTGATCGGATCGTGGCTGGTCTGCAGGATCTGGGATTGACCCCGGCACGGTCCGATGCGAACTTCGTCTTCTTCGGCTCGGTGCCGGATCCGCGTGCGGTCTGGCAGGGCCTGTTGGCTGCCGGAGTGCTGATCCGCGACGTCGGGATCCCGGGCAGCCTGCGGGTCACTGCGGGAACTGAGGCGGAGACCAGCAAGTTCCTCAGCGTGCTCGCAGGTCTGCTGGGCACTGGCCCGGCCGCGGATTCCGTAGACTGGACCCATACCCGCAACGACAAAGGATTGCCATGA
- the hisB gene encoding imidazoleglycerol-phosphate dehydratase HisB, giving the protein MSSRIARLERSTSESSVLVELNLDGTGQSEIETTVPFYNHMLTALSKHSLIDLTVRASGDTDIDVHHTVEDVAISFGEALRTALGDKAGIRRFGEASVPLDEALAHAVVDVSGRPYLVHGGEPAGQEYHLIGGHFTGSLTRHVFEAITLHAQICLHMRVLAGRDPHHIVEAQFKAFARALRAAIESDPRVDGIPSTKGLL; this is encoded by the coding sequence ATGAGCTCGCGCATTGCCCGGCTGGAACGGAGCACCTCCGAGTCTTCCGTCTTGGTGGAACTGAATTTGGACGGTACCGGCCAGTCCGAGATCGAAACCACGGTGCCGTTCTACAACCACATGCTCACGGCGTTGTCGAAGCACTCGCTGATCGACCTCACCGTGCGGGCCAGCGGCGATACGGACATCGATGTGCACCACACGGTCGAAGACGTGGCGATCAGCTTCGGCGAAGCTCTGCGGACGGCCTTGGGCGACAAAGCCGGCATCCGTCGTTTCGGCGAAGCGAGCGTGCCGCTCGATGAGGCTTTGGCACACGCTGTGGTCGATGTCTCCGGCCGACCCTACCTGGTGCATGGCGGTGAACCGGCGGGCCAGGAATACCACCTGATCGGCGGTCATTTCACCGGTTCCTTGACCCGCCACGTCTTCGAAGCGATCACCCTGCACGCCCAGATCTGCTTGCACATGCGGGTTCTGGCTGGACGCGATCCGCACCACATCGTGGAGGCGCAGTTCAAGGCTTTCGCCCGCGCGTTGCGGGCTGCGATCGAATCGGATCCCCGGGTCGACGGAATCCCGTCCACCAAGGGCTTGTTGTGA
- the hisH gene encoding imidazole glycerol phosphate synthase subunit HisH: protein MKPTVTVLDYGSGNVRSAVRALERAGAEVTLSVAPHDVLEADGLVVPGVGAFATVMKELRQVDALRMIGRRVAGGRPVLAICVGLQVLFENGVEHGNSEPGMGEWPGTVELLPAEVVPHMGWNTVEAPEDSMLFDGIRDERFYFVHSYGVQKWDFDVTQPKMRPPKVTWSEHGAKFIAAVENGPLCATQFHPEKSGDAGARLLRNWVGSLKISERKQVTE, encoded by the coding sequence GTGAAACCCACGGTAACGGTCCTCGACTACGGCTCCGGAAATGTTCGTTCCGCGGTCCGTGCCCTGGAACGTGCCGGTGCCGAGGTGACGTTGAGTGTTGCTCCGCACGACGTCCTGGAAGCCGATGGACTGGTCGTGCCCGGCGTCGGCGCCTTCGCCACCGTGATGAAGGAGCTGCGCCAGGTCGACGCGCTCCGGATGATCGGGCGACGGGTCGCCGGCGGCCGGCCGGTGCTGGCGATCTGCGTCGGCCTGCAAGTGCTTTTCGAGAACGGGGTGGAGCACGGCAACTCGGAACCCGGCATGGGCGAATGGCCGGGCACGGTGGAACTGCTGCCGGCCGAGGTGGTTCCGCACATGGGCTGGAACACCGTCGAAGCGCCCGAAGACAGCATGCTGTTCGATGGCATCCGGGATGAGCGGTTCTACTTCGTGCACTCCTATGGCGTGCAGAAATGGGACTTCGACGTGACCCAGCCGAAAATGCGTCCACCCAAAGTCACCTGGAGCGAGCACGGCGCCAAGTTCATTGCAGCGGTGGAGAACGGTCCGCTGTGCGCCACCCAATTCCATCCGGAGAAATCCGGCGATGCCGGTGCCCGATTGCTGCGCAATTGGGTCGGCTCACTGAAGATTTCCGAACGGAAGCAGGTAACTGAATGA
- the priA gene encoding bifunctional 1-(5-phosphoribosyl)-5-((5-phosphoribosylamino)methylideneamino)imidazole-4-carboxamide isomerase/phosphoribosylanthranilate isomerase PriA, with the protein MTEHILELLPAVDVADGQAVRLVQGEAGSETSYGAPLDAALAWQHDGADWVHLVDLDAAFGRGSNLELLREVVAQLNVKVELSGGIGDDASLEGALALGAARINLGTAALEDPEWTARAIARFGDKIAVGLDVRGTTLAARGWTRDGGDLWEVLARLEDAGCARYVVTDVTKDGTLRGPNLELLREMLERTDKPVVASGGISSLDDLAQLRELVPLGLEGAIVGKALYAGAFTLPQALDVAGRR; encoded by the coding sequence ATGACCGAGCACATTCTCGAACTCCTGCCTGCCGTCGACGTCGCCGATGGCCAGGCTGTGCGCCTGGTGCAAGGCGAAGCCGGCAGTGAAACGAGCTACGGCGCGCCGCTCGACGCCGCCCTCGCCTGGCAGCACGATGGTGCGGACTGGGTCCATCTGGTCGACTTGGATGCGGCATTCGGTCGGGGTTCGAACCTCGAATTGCTCCGTGAAGTAGTCGCGCAGCTCAACGTCAAAGTCGAACTGTCCGGCGGCATCGGGGATGACGCTTCGCTGGAAGGCGCTTTGGCTCTGGGCGCCGCACGGATCAACCTGGGAACTGCCGCGTTGGAGGATCCGGAATGGACCGCCCGGGCGATCGCCCGCTTCGGCGACAAGATCGCGGTCGGTTTGGACGTCCGGGGGACCACGCTTGCCGCCCGGGGCTGGACCCGGGATGGCGGGGACCTCTGGGAAGTGCTCGCCCGCTTGGAAGATGCCGGATGCGCCCGGTACGTGGTCACCGATGTGACCAAGGACGGCACCCTCCGTGGACCCAACCTCGAACTGCTCCGCGAAATGCTGGAGCGGACCGACAAGCCCGTGGTGGCTTCGGGCGGCATCTCCAGCCTGGACGATTTGGCGCAGCTCAGAGAGCTGGTACCGCTCGGCCTGGAGGGGGCGATCGTGGGCAAAGCCCTCTACGCCGGGGCGTTCACCCTGCCCCAGGCCTTGGACGTCGCCGGACGCCGATGA
- a CDS encoding SseB family protein, whose amino-acid sequence MSTGQPALPPHIAAALRGAGGTADTAGQPWSGRDLAQPDGARPYHRFDADDGSQDEGFRLAHAALRAGTGTEADVMASLAAARVFVPIIATATELAGSGAEPVPEAADSGHLHGDKESEMALVTVLAPDGRRALPVFSTTENLTAWHPQARPVAVFAPRAALSAVAEAAQLMVLDPGAATTFVVRRPGLWALAQQRPWTPSYADAQLHAEVRRLLAEAALEMSARGDRLGGLAAAAAEPGFLLGMDLLPGTGIRSTGVDGTVYSGGGAGPELRLVLLLRPGLRSEFLNGFVSLAQEALAGNEIFAERVDSLEVSVQSASSETAMDPEGPHYGR is encoded by the coding sequence ATGAGCACCGGGCAGCCGGCGCTGCCGCCGCATATCGCGGCAGCCCTGCGCGGCGCCGGCGGTACTGCCGATACCGCAGGCCAACCCTGGTCCGGCCGGGATCTGGCGCAACCCGACGGGGCCCGGCCCTATCACCGGTTCGACGCCGACGACGGCAGCCAGGACGAGGGTTTCCGGCTGGCCCATGCGGCGCTGCGGGCCGGAACCGGGACCGAGGCCGACGTCATGGCGAGCCTGGCTGCCGCCCGGGTCTTCGTGCCGATCATCGCTACTGCGACCGAGCTGGCCGGAAGCGGTGCGGAACCGGTTCCGGAGGCAGCGGACAGCGGGCATCTGCACGGCGACAAAGAGTCCGAAATGGCACTGGTGACCGTGCTCGCCCCGGATGGCAGACGCGCGCTCCCGGTGTTCAGCACGACGGAGAATCTCACGGCCTGGCACCCGCAAGCCCGGCCGGTGGCGGTATTCGCCCCGCGGGCCGCGCTCTCCGCGGTCGCCGAGGCGGCCCAGCTGATGGTGCTGGACCCGGGTGCGGCAACCACCTTCGTGGTGCGCCGCCCGGGCCTGTGGGCGCTGGCCCAGCAACGTCCGTGGACGCCGAGCTACGCAGACGCGCAGCTGCACGCCGAAGTGCGCCGGTTGCTGGCCGAAGCGGCGCTGGAAATGTCGGCGCGCGGCGATAGACTGGGTGGTCTGGCAGCAGCTGCTGCAGAACCCGGTTTTTTGCTCGGCATGGACTTGCTGCCCGGCACCGGAATCCGCTCGACGGGGGTCGACGGAACGGTGTATTCGGGCGGTGGCGCCGGCCCGGAGTTGCGCCTGGTATTGCTGCTTCGTCCAGGGCTGAGATCGGAATTCCTCAACGGATTCGTCTCCCTGGCCCAGGAAGCCTTGGCCGGGAATGAGATCTTTGCCGAGCGGGTTGATTCTTTGGAAGTCAGCGTGCAAAGCGCAAGCAGTGAAACAGCAATGGACCCCGAAGGTCCGCATTACGGAAGATAG
- a CDS encoding MFS transporter, whose protein sequence is MDFGQYRALLSVPAIRRLLIVAMLARVPHAAAGMVLTLHVVNTLGLGYVAAGGVTAAVTIGIAFGGPWRGRLLDKNGLRRTLVASIIAEVVVWSIAPFLPYWLLIVAAMIGGALAVPIFTLVRQAMGVMVSAQQRRTGYALDSIGTELTFMVGPAAGVALATVNTYAALIAIGIAGSLAGLFLFWFNPPTRSGQPGAYLDAAEYAAETTESFEELAPAEAAAGVPLPDSGRFRRMADRMLDSLSWMNIAILSVLAAAVGTGITLSGTDVGIVGVLREHGQQNQIGIVFLVWAGASLVGGLVYGSLHRKVNPLWLLAAMAVLTVPMGFASETWAVALLSIPPGLLTAPTLSSTSEWIADLVPEQRRGEAMGWFGSSITLGNAMGAPLAGAAIDMVGPWAGFGTVGVISAVLAVSGLIARGVRLRSAGAAAERAD, encoded by the coding sequence GTGGATTTCGGCCAGTACCGCGCGCTTTTGAGCGTTCCGGCGATTCGGCGGCTTTTGATCGTCGCGATGCTGGCCCGGGTCCCGCACGCTGCGGCCGGTATGGTGCTGACGCTGCACGTGGTCAATACGCTGGGGCTGGGATATGTCGCCGCCGGCGGAGTCACTGCCGCGGTGACCATCGGGATTGCCTTCGGCGGTCCGTGGCGGGGCAGGCTCTTGGACAAGAACGGATTGCGCCGGACGCTGGTGGCTTCGATCATCGCGGAAGTCGTAGTGTGGTCGATTGCGCCGTTCCTGCCGTATTGGCTCCTGATCGTCGCCGCCATGATCGGCGGTGCCTTGGCGGTCCCGATTTTCACCCTGGTCCGTCAGGCCATGGGAGTGATGGTCTCGGCCCAGCAGCGGCGGACCGGATACGCCTTGGATTCGATCGGCACCGAGCTCACCTTCATGGTGGGCCCGGCTGCAGGTGTCGCCTTGGCCACCGTGAACACGTATGCGGCCCTGATCGCGATCGGGATTGCCGGTTCCTTGGCCGGGTTGTTCCTCTTCTGGTTCAATCCGCCTACCCGCAGCGGCCAACCCGGGGCATACCTGGATGCGGCAGAGTACGCTGCCGAAACCACCGAGTCCTTCGAGGAGTTGGCTCCGGCGGAAGCGGCTGCCGGAGTGCCCTTGCCGGACAGCGGACGGTTCCGGCGCATGGCCGACCGGATGTTGGACAGCCTGTCTTGGATGAACATCGCGATCCTGTCGGTTCTGGCCGCCGCGGTGGGCACCGGGATCACGCTCAGCGGTACCGACGTCGGCATCGTCGGAGTGCTTCGGGAACACGGGCAGCAGAACCAGATCGGCATCGTCTTCCTGGTCTGGGCCGGGGCTTCGCTGGTCGGGGGACTGGTCTACGGGTCGTTGCACCGGAAGGTGAATCCGCTCTGGCTGCTTGCCGCGATGGCCGTGCTGACTGTCCCGATGGGTTTCGCCAGTGAAACCTGGGCGGTGGCGCTGCTGAGCATTCCACCGGGACTGCTGACCGCGCCCACTCTCTCCTCGACGTCGGAATGGATCGCCGATCTGGTGCCGGAGCAACGCCGCGGCGAGGCGATGGGCTGGTTCGGCTCCTCGATCACGCTCGGCAATGCGATGGGTGCGCCGCTGGCCGGAGCGGCGATCGACATGGTCGGCCCGTGGGCCGGTTTCGGCACGGTGGGCGTGATTTCGGCGGTGTTGGCGGTGAGCGGGCTGATTGCCCGAGGCGTGCGCTTGCGCTCGGCCGGAGCGGCGGCCGAGCGCGCCGACTGA
- a CDS encoding NAD-dependent epimerase/dehydratase family protein translates to MAKQFILGAGLIGAELTRQLLASGDEVTVGTRRGTVLPGAAATALDASDADAVRTAAIGAETIFVCTNPPYPNWAEEWPPIGESVMVAARETGARLVLMGNLYAHGIPDGPMTASTPFRPADRKGQIRAELSDAIFAAHRRGEVQATEIRASDYFGPGAGGGTAHLGTEFFAPLLAGKTAWVVGNPRLRHSWAFLPDIAATLVAAARTESAFGRAWITPHSTDLDRKSIAGLLARRTGTTGRVVGIPSWALRGIGAFSAQLREVAASSYQFTHEFIADSSETEELLGLRATPLDAALEVTLASLKQ, encoded by the coding sequence ATGGCCAAACAATTCATCCTCGGAGCCGGCCTGATCGGCGCCGAGCTCACCCGTCAGCTGCTGGCATCCGGCGACGAAGTGACGGTCGGAACCCGACGCGGCACGGTTTTGCCCGGCGCTGCCGCGACGGCACTGGACGCAAGCGATGCCGATGCGGTCCGAACCGCAGCGATCGGTGCGGAGACGATTTTCGTCTGCACGAATCCGCCGTACCCGAACTGGGCCGAGGAATGGCCGCCGATCGGCGAGTCGGTCATGGTTGCCGCCCGGGAGACCGGAGCCCGGTTGGTCTTGATGGGCAATCTCTACGCGCATGGGATCCCCGACGGCCCGATGACCGCGAGCACGCCGTTCCGGCCGGCCGATCGCAAGGGCCAGATCCGGGCGGAGCTTTCGGACGCGATCTTCGCGGCACACCGGCGGGGCGAAGTCCAGGCGACCGAGATCCGGGCCAGCGACTACTTCGGGCCGGGCGCGGGCGGCGGCACCGCACATTTGGGCACCGAGTTCTTCGCCCCTTTGCTGGCCGGCAAGACCGCCTGGGTCGTTGGCAATCCCCGGCTCCGGCACAGCTGGGCCTTCCTCCCGGACATCGCGGCGACCCTGGTGGCGGCAGCCCGAACCGAATCCGCCTTCGGCCGGGCCTGGATCACACCGCATTCCACTGATCTGGACCGCAAGAGCATTGCCGGCCTGCTCGCCCGGCGCACCGGCACGACCGGCCGGGTGGTCGGCATTCCCAGCTGGGCGTTGCGCGGGATCGGCGCCTTCAGCGCCCAACTGCGTGAGGTCGCGGCGAGCAGCTACCAGTTCACGCACGAATTCATCGCCGACTCGAGCGAGACCGAAGAACTCCTCGGCCTGCGGGCCACTCCTTTGGACGCCGCCTTGGAGGTCACCCTGGCTTCGCTCAAGCAGTAG
- a CDS encoding TetR/AcrR family transcriptional regulator, which produces MVEQKTAQPTARGVRARAREQVLAEILTLADAQLQAKGASELSLRAIARELGMVSSAIYRYFPSAEALLTALIIRSYNELAEAAQQHFDAAAGGDRLARFLAVCHGSRDWALANPHRYALIYGSPVPGYQAPQETVEPAGRVGWLMLTSVAGAEGVGLRLPPDGWPQERDLLAARLGEFFGGVLDADQISVGVAAWSHLFGLISFELFGHFVGSVTDNRVYFEAVMRNWAAQLGLE; this is translated from the coding sequence ATGGTAGAGCAGAAAACGGCCCAGCCGACGGCGCGTGGCGTCCGGGCCCGCGCCCGGGAACAAGTCTTGGCCGAAATCTTGACCCTGGCCGACGCGCAGTTGCAGGCCAAAGGCGCTTCCGAGCTGTCTTTGCGGGCGATTGCCCGGGAGCTGGGCATGGTTTCGTCGGCGATTTACCGCTATTTCCCCAGCGCCGAGGCGTTGCTCACCGCGCTGATCATCCGTTCCTACAACGAGCTTGCCGAGGCTGCCCAGCAGCATTTCGACGCCGCAGCCGGCGGCGACCGGCTGGCGCGTTTCCTCGCCGTGTGCCACGGCAGCCGGGACTGGGCTTTGGCCAATCCGCATCGTTATGCGTTGATCTACGGTTCTCCGGTGCCCGGATACCAGGCACCTCAGGAGACGGTCGAGCCGGCCGGGCGGGTGGGCTGGCTGATGCTGACGAGCGTCGCCGGTGCCGAAGGCGTCGGGCTGCGGCTTCCGCCGGACGGCTGGCCGCAGGAGCGGGATCTGCTGGCTGCCAGGCTGGGCGAATTCTTCGGCGGAGTTTTGGACGCCGATCAGATCAGCGTGGGCGTTGCCGCCTGGAGCCATCTCTTCGGCCTGATCAGTTTCGAACTGTTCGGCCATTTCGTCGGATCGGTCACGGACAATCGGGTGTACTTCGAAGCCGTGATGCGCAACTGGGCTGCGCAGCTGGGCCTCGAATGA
- a CDS encoding DUF1844 domain-containing protein: protein MSSFDRNPESASAPTEPASAIRDIAEVPAVEVITTAAVHLMSAAAVKVGLAEGPDAESLKDLDEARKLITALAGFVTAAAPEIGSQHAGPLRDGLRSLQLAFREASIIPDAPGQGPGEKFTGAVN from the coding sequence ATGAGCAGCTTCGACCGTAATCCAGAGTCCGCCTCCGCGCCCACCGAACCGGCTTCCGCCATCCGGGACATCGCCGAAGTGCCCGCCGTCGAAGTGATTACGACGGCGGCGGTCCACTTGATGAGCGCAGCGGCGGTCAAGGTCGGGCTGGCCGAAGGGCCGGACGCCGAATCGCTCAAAGATCTCGACGAAGCACGCAAACTGATCACCGCCCTGGCCGGATTCGTCACCGCGGCCGCGCCCGAAATCGGCAGTCAACACGCCGGACCGTTGCGTGACGGGCTCCGTTCGCTGCAATTGGCCTTCCGCGAGGCTTCGATCATCCCGGACGCTCCCGGCCAGGGACCCGGCGAGAAGTTCACCGGCGCAGTCAACTGA